One genomic window of Desulfovibrio psychrotolerans includes the following:
- a CDS encoding glycosyltransferase family 9 protein — protein MAKSLIIQLARFGDVLQTKRLVCSLLQDGGEVHLCVDASLAELARRIFPDAMVHGMRAHGTVAGDMTDAAGNMAHPVHSAEAMILAENRAVFDRLRAERFDAVFNLNFSGLNFALSAMFDPETVHGYRYAAGQHLKDRWMRMAFRWTRNRRTSPLNLMDFWGLLAPNPIRPESVNPIAMRKGGGLGVVLAGRNSRRSLPVDMLARCVQAVFEAHGGPRVTLLGTRAELPLARQLMRHFSGALLNRTEDRVGRTDYGGLVDMVSGLDVLLTPDTGTMHLAAHLGTPVQAFFLSSAWAHETGPYGLGHRVWQAVLQCSPCLESRPCPIGVECLKSFDDPLFHRILAGKIDASYPPGVLGLVSMLDAVGVTYLPVFGEDAAAAARLDQRMLVAEMFGLVEDPVVEDNEAATALLTEADWMLPARG, from the coding sequence ATGGCGAAATCCTTGATCATACAGCTGGCGCGGTTCGGTGACGTGCTGCAGACCAAACGGCTGGTTTGCTCTCTCCTGCAGGACGGGGGAGAGGTACACCTGTGTGTGGATGCCTCGCTTGCGGAACTTGCGCGGAGGATTTTTCCCGATGCCATGGTACACGGCATGCGGGCGCACGGCACGGTTGCGGGAGACATGACCGATGCGGCGGGCAACATGGCGCATCCCGTTCATTCGGCAGAGGCGATGATTCTTGCGGAGAACCGTGCGGTTTTTGACCGTCTGCGGGCAGAGCGTTTTGATGCCGTGTTCAACCTGAATTTTTCCGGCCTGAACTTTGCGCTTTCCGCCATGTTCGACCCAGAAACCGTGCACGGGTACCGCTATGCCGCCGGTCAGCACCTGAAAGACCGCTGGATGCGCATGGCGTTTCGCTGGACGCGGAACAGGCGCACAAGCCCTCTGAATCTCATGGACTTTTGGGGGCTGCTCGCTCCCAACCCCATCCGGCCCGAGTCGGTAAACCCCATTGCCATGCGCAAGGGGGGAGGGCTTGGTGTGGTGCTTGCCGGACGCAATTCCCGCCGCTCGCTGCCCGTGGACATGCTTGCGCGGTGCGTGCAGGCGGTTTTTGAGGCGCACGGCGGACCGAGAGTGACCCTGCTGGGCACGCGGGCGGAACTGCCCCTTGCCCGGCAACTGATGCGGCATTTTTCCGGTGCGCTGCTCAACCGCACCGAAGACCGCGTGGGACGGACGGATTATGGCGGGCTTGTGGACATGGTTTCCGGTCTGGACGTGCTGCTTACCCCGGATACCGGCACCATGCATCTGGCGGCGCATCTCGGCACCCCCGTGCAGGCGTTTTTTCTCTCCTCCGCCTGGGCGCACGAAACCGGACCGTATGGGCTTGGGCACAGAGTGTGGCAGGCGGTGCTGCAGTGTTCGCCCTGTCTTGAATCCCGCCCGTGCCCGATAGGTGTGGAGTGCCTGAAATCATTTGATGACCCGCTGTTTCACAGGATTCTGGCAGGAAAGATTGATGCCAGCTACCCCCCCGGCGTGCTCGGGCTGGTGAGTATGCTGGACGCCGTGGGCGTGACGTATCTGCCTGTTTTCGGAGAGGATGCCGCCGCTGCTGCGCGGCTTGACCAGCGGATGCTTGTGGCGGAGATGTTCGGACTTGTCGAAGACCCGGTGGTGGAAGACAATGAAGCGGCAACCGCGTTGTTAACCGAAGCGGACTGGATGCTCCCCGCGAGAGGATAG
- a CDS encoding precorrin-2 dehydrogenase/sirohydrochlorin ferrochelatase family protein yields MRYYPTFLDLHGRRCLVVGAGEVGRRKLASLLAADPAEVLVLDLFPLSETADPELNLLMEHPATVYEQRPFTAADVQGCALVFACTGNRAVNNAVAKACAENNVLCNVIDAPEEGNFVVPAHFANGDLLVALGTGGSSPALARRIRMELQTCLGDRFTGILTLMGRLRPMVLALGKETRHNSTLFRNLAESGLTQALQEKNRAEAERILTELLPAELHTNIGALLHELA; encoded by the coding sequence ATGCGGTATTATCCAACCTTTCTCGATCTGCACGGCAGGCGCTGCCTTGTGGTCGGAGCCGGAGAAGTGGGCAGACGCAAGCTCGCCTCCCTGCTTGCCGCCGACCCTGCAGAAGTGCTCGTTCTTGACCTCTTTCCGCTTTCGGAAACAGCGGACCCGGAACTGAACCTCCTCATGGAGCACCCGGCGACAGTGTATGAACAGCGCCCCTTTACCGCTGCCGATGTGCAGGGATGCGCTCTGGTCTTCGCCTGCACAGGCAACCGGGCGGTGAACAATGCCGTGGCCAAAGCCTGCGCGGAGAATAACGTACTGTGCAATGTCATAGATGCCCCGGAAGAAGGCAACTTCGTAGTGCCCGCGCACTTTGCCAACGGCGACCTGCTTGTCGCACTGGGAACCGGCGGCAGCAGCCCTGCCCTTGCCCGCCGCATCCGCATGGAACTGCAGACCTGCCTCGGCGACAGGTTTACAGGCATACTCACACTTATGGGACGTCTCAGGCCCATGGTCCTTGCGCTCGGCAAAGAGACACGGCACAATAGCACCCTGTTCCGCAACCTTGCGGAATCCGGCCTGACACAGGCCTTGCAGGAAAAGAACCGCGCAGAAGCGGAACGCATACTTACAGAACTGCTACCGGCAGAACTGCACACGAACATAGGAGCATTGCTGCATGAACTTGCATGA
- a CDS encoding cytochrome C assembly family protein produces the protein MNLHELFSLLIILMYGLGTATVIAGTVSRKDRLKKLSNGFAVAGFGLHTAILLIEMVGSDFDLSKGYYIQFLSWSLLVIYFYMWWRMRYSFLGLTASPLAMLLFIGSFSLTGVQGTLPTEWTGMFFGLHIGTLFLSFGLLAMAFGAGLLFMRLDRKIKTKEPLSDFDKDMPALSTFDRVNHIAVMAGFPLYTIGMASGFIWARLAWGRLLSADPKEIVSIFVWFMFAWLFHQRLALGRRGRKAALAVIWLFAISVFSLVGINVFMPTHHSFIQ, from the coding sequence ATGAACTTGCATGAGCTGTTCTCCCTGCTCATCATCCTTATGTACGGATTGGGCACCGCTACCGTCATCGCCGGCACCGTATCGCGCAAAGACCGGCTGAAAAAGCTCTCCAACGGCTTCGCTGTGGCGGGCTTCGGCCTGCACACCGCCATTCTGCTCATAGAAATGGTCGGCAGCGATTTCGACCTTTCCAAGGGCTACTACATCCAGTTCCTCTCGTGGAGCCTGCTTGTCATCTATTTCTACATGTGGTGGCGCATGCGTTATTCCTTTCTGGGACTCACCGCATCGCCGCTCGCCATGCTGCTGTTCATAGGCTCCTTCTCCCTTACCGGCGTGCAGGGCACTCTGCCCACCGAATGGACAGGCATGTTCTTCGGGCTGCATATCGGCACACTGTTCCTCAGCTTCGGTCTGCTCGCCATGGCCTTCGGGGCGGGGCTGCTCTTCATGCGCCTTGACCGCAAAATCAAGACCAAAGAGCCGCTGAGCGATTTCGATAAGGACATGCCCGCCCTGTCCACCTTCGACAGGGTGAATCATATAGCGGTCATGGCGGGCTTCCCGCTGTACACCATCGGCATGGCGTCCGGTTTCATCTGGGCACGGCTTGCATGGGGCAGGCTGCTTTCAGCAGACCCCAAGGAGATCGTTTCCATTTTCGTGTGGTTCATGTTCGCGTGGCTCTTTCATCAGCGCCTCGCCCTTGGCAGGCGCGGGCGCAAGGCAGCCCTCGCCGTCATATGGCTCTTCGCCATCAGCGTTTTCTCCCTTGTCGGGATCAACGTTTTCATGCCCACTCACCACAGCTTCATTCAGTAA
- the hemA gene encoding glutamyl-tRNA reductase, with translation MKNRDIYLIGLNHKTASVEVREKFALTDCKHLEAGVIPVGGCIKEVMVLSTCNRVEILAVGEGDGVISHIISCWADARGQKLDDLEPYVYRHKGLDAVQHLFTVASSLDSLVVGEPQILGQLKSAYHEAVQHNATKVILNRLLHKAFSVAKRVRTETGVASSAVSISYAAVELAKRIFGDMGNYSAMLIGAGEMAELAATHLLNNGIRKIYVANRTFERGQQLACQFNGEAVPFSDLFNQLEKVDIIISSTGAHEAIIRAKDIRNVLKKRKNRPMFFIDIAVPRDIDPDVNGLDNVYLYDIDDLKEVVEENLAQRQEEAQKAREIVGQETRTFGRWLRSLELQPTIVDLVARSEAIVEEELARCMKRLDGANGETEKILRAALTAAARKFNHEPISFLKRRHEEEEAGARYIDITRRMFNLDNDPVDENAHRSRRNHHSCTAAGDDA, from the coding sequence ATGAAGAATCGCGATATATATCTCATCGGCCTCAATCACAAAACGGCCAGCGTGGAGGTGCGTGAAAAGTTCGCCCTCACAGACTGTAAGCATCTGGAAGCAGGCGTAATTCCCGTAGGCGGCTGCATCAAGGAAGTCATGGTGCTTTCCACCTGCAACCGGGTGGAGATTCTGGCCGTCGGCGAAGGCGACGGGGTCATCAGCCATATCATCAGCTGCTGGGCGGACGCACGCGGCCAAAAGCTTGATGATCTGGAACCCTACGTATACCGGCACAAGGGGCTGGATGCAGTACAGCACCTGTTTACAGTGGCCTCCAGCCTCGACTCACTGGTGGTGGGCGAACCCCAGATTCTGGGCCAGCTCAAATCCGCCTACCACGAGGCAGTGCAGCACAACGCCACCAAGGTCATCCTGAACCGGCTCCTCCATAAGGCCTTTTCCGTGGCCAAACGGGTGCGCACGGAAACAGGCGTGGCCTCCAGCGCCGTTTCCATCTCCTACGCGGCGGTGGAACTTGCCAAACGCATTTTCGGCGACATGGGCAACTACTCCGCCATGCTCATCGGCGCGGGAGAAATGGCGGAACTTGCCGCCACCCACCTGCTGAACAACGGCATCCGCAAAATCTACGTTGCCAACCGCACCTTTGAACGCGGGCAGCAGCTCGCCTGCCAGTTCAACGGCGAGGCCGTGCCCTTTTCCGACCTGTTCAACCAGCTGGAAAAGGTGGACATCATCATTTCCTCCACCGGCGCGCACGAGGCCATCATCCGCGCCAAGGATATCCGCAACGTCCTCAAAAAACGCAAGAACCGCCCCATGTTTTTCATAGACATAGCCGTTCCGCGCGACATTGACCCGGACGTGAACGGACTGGACAACGTATACCTCTACGACATCGACGACCTGAAGGAAGTCGTGGAAGAAAACCTTGCCCAGCGTCAGGAAGAAGCCCAGAAAGCACGGGAAATTGTAGGTCAGGAAACCAGAACCTTCGGCAGATGGTTACGGTCACTCGAGCTGCAGCCCACCATTGTGGACCTTGTGGCCCGTTCAGAAGCCATTGTGGAAGAAGAACTGGCCAGGTGTATGAAGCGGCTGGACGGTGCCAACGGAGAAACGGAAAAAATCCTGCGCGCCGCGCTTACGGCAGCCGCAAGAAAGTTCAACCACGAGCCCATCAGCTTTCTTAAACGCAGACACGAGGAAGAAGAGGCTGGCGCGCGCTACATAGACATCACACGCAGAATGTTCAATCTGGACAACGATCCCGTGGATGAAAATGCCCACAGAAGCCGCAGGAACCACCACTCCTGTACCGCCGCAGGAGACGATGCATGA
- the tilS gene encoding tRNA lysidine(34) synthetase TilS, protein MSQEIPIRNLPRSLQELPPHLARLCLQAEKFMRGDIAPAILSSCGPGQRHPSLSPCNSGQTAPAAFENRGILVACSGGCDSTALLLILHCLAPRLGCRLAVAHLDHQLRPESAQEAEYVRAICAALELPFFHAAQNIAVLSAERGTGIEETARHARYAFLESARRESGCDYLATAHHLNDLAEDILMRLLRGTGWPALGGMDAFCSARRLIRPLLVTKRNKLENFLSALSIPWCEDASNTDPAYLRNRIRSTLLPLFLQENPAFLHAMEGLWRLARTDSDHWSVQVDNILFSQAVMKNHRLCLTDVSAKSTHPASSPVVLTEKKENMPCANVSPPHPDTLPQCPSGNAPSPIVLSKSDLECASKALRLRLYKRCVERLGPGQPLLENLLRLDTVWQRNQGGSTVQFPGGKTATITSGNILFSRS, encoded by the coding sequence ATGAGCCAAGAAATCCCCATCCGGAACCTGCCTCGCTCCCTTCAGGAGCTTCCGCCTCATCTGGCACGCCTCTGCCTGCAAGCGGAAAAGTTCATGCGGGGAGACATCGCCCCCGCCATCCTCTCTTCCTGCGGACCGGGACAAAGGCACCCTTCTCTCTCCCCCTGCAATTCCGGTCAGACCGCCCCAGCAGCATTTGAAAACCGGGGCATTTTGGTCGCCTGTTCCGGCGGCTGCGACTCCACAGCCCTGCTGCTCATTCTGCACTGCCTCGCTCCCCGGCTGGGCTGCCGGCTTGCCGTGGCCCATCTGGACCACCAGCTGCGGCCGGAATCGGCGCAAGAAGCGGAATACGTCCGTGCAATCTGCGCAGCTCTGGAGCTACCGTTTTTCCACGCGGCTCAGAATATAGCGGTCCTGTCCGCAGAGCGAGGCACCGGCATTGAAGAAACAGCGCGCCACGCGCGGTACGCCTTTCTGGAATCTGCCCGCCGTGAAAGCGGTTGCGATTATCTTGCCACAGCGCACCACCTGAACGATCTCGCAGAGGACATTCTCATGCGCCTGCTGCGCGGCACAGGATGGCCCGCCCTCGGCGGCATGGATGCCTTCTGCTCCGCCCGCAGGCTAATCCGGCCCCTGCTTGTGACAAAAAGGAACAAGCTGGAAAATTTTCTTTCCGCGCTGTCCATCCCGTGGTGCGAAGATGCTTCCAATACAGACCCGGCCTACCTGCGCAACCGCATCCGTTCAACCCTTCTTCCCCTCTTTCTTCAGGAGAATCCGGCCTTTCTGCACGCTATGGAAGGCCTCTGGCGGCTAGCCCGCACAGACAGCGACCACTGGTCCGTTCAGGTCGATAACATCCTGTTTTCACAGGCTGTCATGAAAAACCATAGACTTTGTCTAACAGATGTGTCGGCAAAAAGCACCCATCCCGCGTCCTCTCCCGTTGTCCTTACAGAGAAGAAAGAAAACATGCCTTGCGCCAACGTGTCACCGCCCCATCCGGACACGCTGCCACAGTGCCCATCCGGCAACGCCCCCTCACCTATTGTGCTTTCAAAATCCGACCTGGAGTGCGCATCAAAAGCCCTTAGATTACGGCTGTATAAACGTTGCGTAGAACGTCTCGGACCGGGCCAGCCCCTGCTGGAAAACCTGCTCCGGCTCGATACCGTATGGCAACGGAACCAAGGCGGCAGCACGGTGCAATTCCCCGGCGGCAAAACGGCAACGATAACAAGTGGAAACATTCTTTTTTCCCGTTCATGA
- a CDS encoding adenylate kinase, with amino-acid sequence MNILTFGPNGSGKGTQGALVKKKYNLDHIESGAIFRQHIGGGTELGKKAKEYIDRGDLVPDDITIPMVLETLKGAGPNGWLLDGFPRNMVQAEKLYDALKAANIKLDYVIEILLPREVAKNRIMGRRLCKNDNNHPNNIFIDAIKPNGDVCRVCGGALSARADDQDEAAIGKRHDIYYNTVDGTLAAAYFYKDLAAKGQTKYIELNGEGSIDSIKETLLSQLD; translated from the coding sequence GTGAACATTCTCACTTTCGGACCCAACGGCAGCGGCAAGGGCACTCAGGGTGCTCTGGTGAAGAAGAAATATAACCTTGACCACATCGAATCCGGCGCCATCTTCCGTCAGCACATCGGCGGCGGCACCGAACTCGGCAAAAAGGCCAAGGAATACATCGACCGTGGCGATCTGGTACCGGACGACATCACCATTCCCATGGTTCTGGAAACCCTTAAGGGTGCCGGTCCCAACGGCTGGCTGCTTGACGGCTTCCCCCGCAACATGGTGCAGGCCGAAAAGCTGTACGATGCCCTCAAGGCCGCCAACATCAAGCTGGATTACGTCATCGAAATCCTGCTTCCCCGCGAAGTGGCGAAGAACCGCATCATGGGCCGCCGCCTCTGCAAGAACGACAACAACCATCCCAACAACATCTTCATCGACGCCATCAAGCCCAACGGCGATGTCTGCCGCGTCTGTGGCGGCGCACTTTCCGCCCGTGCAGACGATCAGGACGAAGCTGCCATCGGCAAGCGTCACGACATCTACTACAACACCGTGGACGGCACCCTTGCTGCCGCCTACTTCTACAAGGATCTGGCCGCCAAGGGTCAGACCAAGTACATCGAACTGAACGGCGAAGGCTCCATTGACTCCATCAAGGAAACCCTCCTGTCCCAGCTCGACTAA